A window of Dromiciops gliroides isolate mDroGli1 chromosome X, mDroGli1.pri, whole genome shotgun sequence contains these coding sequences:
- the LOC122733995 gene encoding nuclear RNA export factor 1-like: MADQSKAEGRFGGKSENKAGGSSGGGGSGSGGGGGGGGGGYGGGGERAGTSSNGSESSGPQRLRKGRGFFRWKQYTEAKRGSPGRGFSRASRFVREDCDDASEGQEASGIRYSPHTSRFKREKWWERGGSRIHVTVRRQDGDRPSQDRGVTISNQNPPSKQWFKITIPNGKKYDKTWLLSTIQGKCSVPFNPIEFHYENNKAHFFVEDAHTASALKDLNYNIKDYDNRRISIIINSSGPPFSIQNELKPEQVEQLKFIMSKRYDSSQKSLNLKGLRSDPNLMAQNIDIVLNRKNYMSAAIQIIGENIPELLALNLSNNRIYKLDDFSEIVPKAPNLKILNLSGNELKSEGELDKVKELKLDELWLKGNPLCKVFQDQSSYLSAIRERFPKLLRLDGCELPPPIAFDVESLTTLPDCKGSYFGSETMKGMVMYFLQQYYSVYDTGNRQGLLEAYHEGACCSLSLPVSLQNPSSYNLSEYVKDNRNVKKLKDPTLRFRLLKHSRLTVVAFLNELPKTQHDVNSFVVDVCAQTQTLLCFSVHGVFKEVDEKSHDTIRAFTRVFIAVPSNNATRMCMVNDELFVRNANAEEIQKAFATPPPPLLPRPPLPASSSSSMATVSQEKQNMLQSFSIQSGMNLEWSQKCLQDNNWDFARAAQVFTQLQVEGKIPAVAFLK; this comes from the coding sequence ATGGCTGACCAGAGCAAAGCAGAAGGCAGGTTTGGAGGCAAGTCTGAGAACAAGGCGGGTGGCAGCAGCGGCGGTGGTGGGAGCGGCAGCGGTGGAGGCGgtggcggcggtggcggcggctaTGGCGGTGGCGGTGAGCGGGCGGGCACCAGCAGCAACGGCAGTGAGAGCAGTGGCCCCCAAAGACTGAGGAAAGGCCGGGGTTTCTTCCGCTGGAAGCAGTACACCGAGGCCAAGAGGGGCTCCCCTGGCCGAGGCTTCAGCCGGGCCTCCCGATTTGTCCGAGAAGACTGCGATGATGCCAGTGAAGGCCAGGAGGCTTCCGGAATCAGGTACTCCCCACATACTTCCCGATTCAAGAGAGAAAAGTGGTGGGAGCGGGGTGGAAGCCGAATCCACGTTACCGTGAGGAGGCAAGACGGAGACAGGCCTTCCCAAGATAGGGGGGTGACCATTTCCAACCAGAACCCACCCTCCAAACAGTGGTTCAAGATCACGATTCCCAACGGCAAAAAGTACGATAAAACATGGCTGTTAAGTACAATTCAGGGCAAATGCAGCGTTCCCTTCAACCCTATTGAATTTCACTATGAAAACAACAAGGCCCATTTCTTTGTGGAGGATGCCCACACTGCTTCTGCACTTAAAGATCTTAACTACAATATCAAAGACTATGATAACCGCAGAATCTCAATTATAATCAATTCTTCAGGCCCACCTTTTTCAATACAAAATGAACTGAAACCTGAACAGGTGGAACAGTTGAAGTTTATCATGAGCAAGAGATATGATAGTTCCCAGAAATCTCTTAACTTAAAGGGCCTTCGCTCAGATCCAAACCTCATGGCCCAGAATATTGATATCGTTTTGAATCGCAAAAATTACATGTCTGCAGCGATTCAGATCATTGGCGAAAACATCCCTGAGCTCCTAGCATTGAATCTGAGTAATAACAGAATTTACAAACTAGATGACTTTTCAGAAATAGTGCCAAAGGCACCTAATCTCAAAATCCTCAACCTCTCTGGCAATGAGCTAAAGTCAGAAGGGGAGCTGGATAAAGTGAAGGAATTAAAGTTGGATGAGCTGTGGCTAAAGGGAAATCCCCTGTGTAAGGTCTTCCAAGATCAGTCCTCCTATCTTAGTGCCATCCGGGAAAGGTTCCCAAAGTTGCTGCGTCTGGATGGCTGTGAGCTGCCTCCTCCAATTGCCTTTGATGTTGAAAGTCTCACAACACTACCTGACTGCAAGGGCAGCTACTTTGGATCAGAGACCATGAAGGGCATGGTCATGTATTTCCTACAACAGTATTATTCTGTGTATGACACCGGAAACAGGCAAGGCCTGCTTGAGGCCTACCATGAGGGAGCCTGCTGTTCTCTAAGCCTCCCTGTCAGCCTTCAAAATCCATCTAGCTATAATTTGAGTGAATATGTAAAAGATAACAGAAATGTGAAAAAACTCAAAGATCCCACCCTTAGATTCCGCCTGCTAAAACACTCCCGCCTCACCGTTGTTGCTTTCCTCAATGAACTGCCAAAGACACAGCATGATGTGAATTCCTTTGTGGTAGATGTCTGTGCCCAGACCCAGACATTGCTATGTTTTTCTGTGCATGGGGTCTTCAAGGAAGTAGATGAAAAATCTCATGATACTATCAGAGCATTCACCAGAGTATTCATTGCCGTCCCATCAAATAATGCTACCAGGATGTGCATGGTGAATGATGAGCTGTTTGTAAGGAATGCCAATGCAGAAGAGATCCAAAAGGCTTTTGCCACACCACCTCCACCTCTACTTCCACGTCCACCTCTACCTGCATCCTCCTCCAGCTCCATGGCCACCGTTTCCCAAGAAAAACAGAACATGCTACAATCTTTTTCTATTCAATCTGGAATGAATCTGGAATGGTCTCAGAAATGTCTACAGGACAATAACTGGGACTTTGCTCGAGCAGCTCAAGTCTTTACACAGCTCCAGGTAGAAGGCAAGATTCCTGCAGTGGCATTTCTGAAGTGA